The following coding sequences lie in one Lysobacter capsici genomic window:
- a CDS encoding PQQ-binding-like beta-propeller repeat protein yields MSSNDNATRQIPTRAAEIVREYGPFDGAERIHGVTHDGQRVWAATEANVLAFDPDSGEVVRTLDCAAHAGTAFDGTHLYQIAEARIDKIDPATGAVVASIPAPGNGGDSGLTWAEGSLWVGQYRDRKIHRIDPATGAVLRTIESNRFVTGVTWVDGELWHATWDGDDNELRRIDPDNGEVLERLELPHGIGVSGLESDGADLFYCGGGSSGKVRAVRRPKSATR; encoded by the coding sequence ATGAGCAGCAACGACAACGCAACCCGGCAAATCCCGACCCGCGCGGCCGAAATCGTGCGCGAATACGGCCCGTTCGACGGCGCCGAGCGGATTCACGGCGTCACCCACGACGGCCAGCGCGTGTGGGCCGCGACCGAGGCGAACGTGCTGGCGTTCGACCCCGACAGCGGTGAGGTCGTGCGCACGCTCGATTGCGCCGCGCATGCGGGCACCGCGTTCGACGGCACCCATCTGTATCAGATCGCCGAAGCGCGCATCGACAAGATCGATCCGGCCACCGGCGCGGTGGTGGCGTCGATTCCCGCGCCGGGCAACGGCGGCGATTCCGGCCTGACCTGGGCCGAGGGCAGCCTGTGGGTGGGGCAGTACCGCGATCGCAAGATCCATCGGATCGATCCGGCCACCGGCGCGGTCCTGCGCACGATCGAATCCAACCGTTTCGTCACCGGCGTGACCTGGGTCGACGGCGAGCTGTGGCACGCGACCTGGGACGGCGACGACAACGAACTGCGCCGCATCGATCCGGACAACGGCGAGGTGCTCGAACGCCTGGAATTGCCGCACGGCATCGGCGTGAGCGGGCTCGAATCCGACGGCGCGGATCTGTTCTATTGCGGCGGCGGGTCCAGCGGCAAGGTCCGCGCGGTGCGCCGGCCGAAATCGGCGACGCGATAA